The Trichoderma breve strain T069 chromosome 2, whole genome shotgun sequence DNA segment CTTTCACCACCCTTCAAGCCTTCTACGCCGGGAATTTCCTTGATTCCCACAGCCGTCGGGCCTTTCCAGATGCGCTTGCCCCAACCCTCGTTACCGCCGTGCAAGCTGTGGAGGTCATGATCGTTGGCTGCAAGCGGGTACGACTGGCCGTTGAGGCTGTTGATTTTGGCGTCCTTGATACGGTTGGCAATACGGCCGATTGTCTCTCCGAAGTACGCTGAGTTGTACTTGACATACTGCTCCTGCTCAGGGAATCCAAGCACAATATTTgtgtccttgaccttgaaaGACTGGATGATGGCCCCGAGGGGCAGGAACTTGAACGCAGCGTCAGTCATGGTTAATGTGATGAAACGGTTGGATTGAATGTGCTGTAAATCTGAAGGGCCGGCCCCAGATGTTTATATTTCGAAAATAAGAATGCGATGACGCCGCCTATGGAGATATTATGGGTATCAATGGCGATTATCTCGGATATATTGTGGTCTCGAATTTCCCCATTTCTTTGTAGAAGCGCATTCAGCCTGTTTATCCGTCGCGAAAGCCGTTTGAGCGGATATGTGACGCTCCACAGTCACACAGGCAAGCTTCGATGACGGCGGGGCAATGGCGGGGTAATTGGGGGTTCTGTTGGAGACTGCTGTTAATTTTCGGAGCTCAGACAGGGAATTTCTCCAAGCGTAGGGTCCTGATCCGACGCCTGGAAAAGCAATATAGCCGGAATGTGTTTGCTGATCCGTCGTTACTTGGCGATATGGATTACCTGATTTTGGTTGACTATTTGACTATGAAACTAGTAACAGCTATTCAGCACTAGCTGCTTTTCTTAAACCTCTCACACCATTTGAGGTGACAAAGTAGGTAGGGAACTGCAGTAATTGATAGCGACCTGCATCTCAAGCCAATCTGGATGTAGGTACATGGAGTACCGTGCCCCGTCCAAATTATCTCACAATATCGCAGTCATTCAATTGCACTACTTAGTTGTCTTCTTCGTTCGATATAGGCTTTCTATCTCTTTTAGCAGCACGTCAAGTCGTCTCTCAATTGCCTGTGCATTCACCTGAGGCAGAGAGCGAACATATGATCACGGCTTTAACGCCGGCAGAATACAGGCAAATGCGCTGGACCTCTCAGCCTAGGAGAGCTTCAAATTGTCTGAAACCTCTGTCTGCTGAAATTACCATGGAAGGCTTTGGGTATCTACCCAAACTTCTCAACAATTATTGCTGCTACTCTTGAGTGTGAAACTTTTCCACATTTTTATACCCTTGGGCTTTAAAACTCCGCTGAGGCTATACCTTACAGCGGGCTTATGCCTCCCCCACAGCCCGCTTTCGCCCTGTTGCAGAGTGCCATCAGATCTCTCTCGCTTCCCACGTGGCGCTGTATTGAACTCGCAGCGGCGTCGCTGGTCTTGTGACGCTGCTGTGCAGTTAGCCAGCGCAGCCCAATCAGGTGCAAACGACAATTCATGTCGCTCATGTTGCTGATCCAGCCTTTCATCCGAACACTCGTGCGCCTCGTCCTTGTTTTCGGAATCTGCCTTCCGGCAGCACAAGTTGCCTGACCGCTTTCCGGACCCCAGTTCACGATAGCCGCCGACACGCCATAACGCTGTTCTTCAGCACTCTCCACCTGCTCCTTGTCACCTttgctctcgctctcgcaCCTCACACTACCGAGCAGAGGATCCTAGGACCATGGCAGACCTCGTAAACGTTACGCCGAAGCGAAAAAGAGGAGCAGATGTCTCTATTTCGCCGTTGAAGTTTTCATTTGATCTCTCCGCGACCGGCGCACCAGAGGAAGGGGGCAACAGCCCTCGCTCATCGACGGTCGTACACAGATTCCGAGGCCTTGCGCTTGGGAACGGCGCGATAGTCGAGGATACTGATGAGATGGACGTAGAATCCGACGCATCAACGAGGAAACGCCATAAGCTAGATCAAGATGCTGCGGTGGTGCAGCCTCAACCAGAGTCCAAGTTGGTGTCGGGACCGGAGATGGAAACTACCGCAGTGGTTGAAATGGCCGATCGCGCTGTGCTACAGCCCGAAGTCCCGCCCCCATCGTCCGAAGGCCTCCTCCAGAAGGCATATCCTTCCATCAACCGCTTATCCGAGTCCCAgtcaagaaagaagagagctggCACTCCCCCCCTCCGATTTAAGAAAGGGCATCCTCAAGAAGGACTGTCTGACGCCGATGACGAGGCGGAAATCGTAGATCCTTTGCGTGCGTCACTAACCTGGCATGAGGATGAAATTACAATATACGACCCCAATGACaaggacgacgacggcacCGGTATCAATGGCGTTGGGTTCAAGCCCACCCCGGCACTTGCGCATGCGCGGGTCATGAAGAGGCGACAGCAAATGGCAGAGTACAGAAAGCGGGAAGAGAACGAAGCCAGAAACAGGAGAAGTCAGAGGCGCCGAGGAGAGCTAGCTGCATCAGCCAGGCGAGATCACAAGTCACCACCTTCGAGGAAAGTCAGATTTATGGATGCTGAGAGCAGGAACATTACTATGACGGCATGATTATGAATATCTACTATTGACGATTGGCGAAATTGGAACGTATACTGGGAATTAGTATGGGCAcaggcatgggcatgggcatgggcaaAGATATCAGAAATATGCCCGACTCACGACGGCGTTTGGGCGCGATCTCTTTTTAACACGAGCGAAATAATTCGGTAACGATCTTGGGGAGGCGGAGAAAGGGTATGGAATGATGGGCGGCATCTACCGACTGGACTGCCTGGCGTTGTGATCCCCCTCTGCCACTTTTACTCTTTTCtcatttcttccttcatttccttctttcttcttgtttttcgTTTCTCAAGAATTCACAAGGTTGCTTGCCTATGGTTAGAAGATAATAACCACAGTCTGGCCACCGCTTCCATTGGCACTTAGAGAGCTTCAATATACAGCCTATACTCTTCTCTCGTACATTTAATCGAAGTAAAGATTGCTGTAGCATCCAAAATAGAGTCTTTATTCATACATATAATTGTACATGGCAGCTCATCTGCCTTGGCTTTCACCAAAACTTATACCAAGCCTTATTTCGGGCTCTTTGCTCTTCCTCTATCCTCAATTGCTCCCGCCTCTCCTCGGCTAGTTTCTTTGCCTGCTCTTTTCTGTTCTGCGTGACCACTTCGATGtgcctcttcatctgaaTCTTCTCGGCACGCCGTTGATACTggcagtactcgtacgatgCTATGCTAcccaagaggaagaagccaacCGCCCAGTTGGCAGATTTGGCAGCATTGCCTATCGACAAGCTAAGCGTTAGCCACCAGAACTGACACTTGATATATAGTATAAATAGATGCTCGGCATGAAAGATACCTTGAATCACAAATTTCAAGCCGCCCAAGCCAGCTCCCGCCCCAATTCCCGTCAGCAATCCTTGCCGTGCGCAGGGCGTGTTTGCTACGTTCGCAAAATCATCCTTCTTGATCATTGAGACAGCCTCTGCAAAGGCAGACTTTGAACCTCTCGGAGTCCCATCTGGATTCTTGTCCGGCCCTTGAAGACCGGGAACCTGATCGCCCTCTGCTATCGGCTTCGACCACACGTGCAGCACTTTTTCGTTCGCATTGGGCCGTTCATTGTCGTTAGTCGGGGCCATTTCTGGCTACCTTGCTTGTCGAATTGGTGGCATGGACGGGGCTGGCCCAACTATTTATTCACTGGCAGCAGTTATGACGCTCGAACGATTTATCCTAGAATTGTAGCTCTTAGTGGACTGTGGCTGTGCAAAGCGTTTTTGTGGCTAAAATCAATTAAAGATGTGGCGTTTACTAGCCAGGTCCATTCGCGTATCACGCGTAGCGGCGCGTCTCCCTGACACACATCTTCACGAAACATCCTTGCAGGCCAATTGTTGCTTGGTCAGGGCTCTGCTTGACCTTGTTTGCCAGCCCAAACAGCTGCTGTGCGTTTTGCACTGCACTATCAACCACAACGACAAATAGCTGCTTCACACGATCCTTAATATCATAGCAGCTAGTGCAAAACGCCATAACCCATGACGGACCTATTAACCGATTAAGTTCGAGTTCTCTTATTGCCAGCTCGGCAGCGGTCCCGCCTAATAAACCGTCTTCCAAAATGCCAAACACATCTCTTCGCCGCCCAGCCAAGGGCTATaaaagaggagggaaaattGCATATCATGGCGCAAAAACCCGGACTTTCGCTGCGTCTTCAAGGGCTGAAGGTACCTCTGCTGACGAAAAGTGGGAGCGTACTCGCTTGGCCCAGAGCATTGACGACAAGATGGGTTTTGCACGATACGAAAgcggaaagaagaaggaaggaTGGCTGGTAAACGTTCAACCAACTTCTGTCGAAGATGAAAGGATACCGGGCGGTCGAGCAGCATTAGACTGCTACTTCATCGAACTGGACGGAAGCACTTTCAAGGCTACGGTCGAATATGATCCTTATATCGTAATTGCCGTCAAAAAGGGCCGCGAGTCTGAGGTTGAAGAGTGGCTGAAGAGAGTGCCAGGTGGTGGCGTTGTGAAATCACTTAAGAGGGTAGAAAAAGAGGATCTCAGCATGCCGAATCACTTAATGGGCTACCGACGGACGTTCATTGAGATTCGGTTTGCCAATGTCGGCGATCTGATGGCAGCGAAAAGAGACATCATGCCAATTGCGGAGAAGAATAGGAAAAACATGAATGCCATGGATGCTTATGCTGAGGTTGCTACGTGAGTATCACAGCCCGCTGTCGAGGATATCTTTTGGGATGTCGGTTGGATTCTAACACTTATAACTGCAGGACTAATGGCGACTTCGACCTTTTTGATAACGATTTACGAGATGATGATCGAAACACGAGCACTTCTATTTCTGAAGCAAGCGACTTTATCGTCGATATACGCGAATATGATGTTCCATACCACGTTAGAGTAATGATAGACTTAGGTATATATACTCCTGCTTGTGATAACAACTTAGGCTTGACTAACTGAGACTTTAGATATAAGAGTCGGAAAGTGGTATTTTGTTGAAGCAAAGCATGGCGTCACAAAAATCACATTAAACGAGGACAGATCTTTGCCAGCTGATCCTGTAGTTATGGCATATGATATCGAGACATCAAAACTGCCCTTGAAGTTTCCCGATGCCGCTACCGATCAGATCATGATGATATCATACATGATTGACGGACAAGGTTTTTTGATCACAAACCGAGAAATCATTTCCGAAGACATTGGCGATTTCGATTATACACCCAAGCCGGAATATCCCGGTCCTTTCATGATTTTCAACGAACCGGACGAGAAGTCGGTCATTGAGAGGTTCTTTCTTCACATCAAGGAGGCACGTCCTACTGTCATTGCAACTTACAACGGTGACTTTTTCGATTGGCCGTTCGTTGAGGCAAGAGCAAGCGTAAATGGTATCGACATGTACCAAGAAATCggttggaagagagacagCGAAGACCAGTTCAAGTGCAACTATAGTGTTCATATGGATTGCTTTCACTGGGTCAATCGAGACTCTTACTTACCTCAAGGATCTCGAGGCTTGAAGGCTGTCACAGTTGCCAAGCTAGGATATGATCCCGACGAACTCGATCCAGAATTGATGACACCATATGCAGCGGAGCGACCGCAGACGTTGGCCGAGTACTCAGTTTCCGATGCCGTTGCAACTTACTATTTGTATATGAAATACGTACAccccttcatcttctctctctgcacGATCCTGCCATTGGGAGGAGACGACGTCCTCAGAAAAGGCACTGGCACACTCTGCGAAATGCTTCTGATGGTGCAAGCATACCAGCAGGAGATTGTGCTGCCAAATAAGCATGTCACGCCAAAGGAATCCTTCTGGGATGGCCATCTACTCGATTCAGAGACCTATGTCGGTGGTCACGTCGAGAGTATCGAAGCTGGAGTCTTTCGGTCCGATATCCCTGTCAATTTCGCTGTTGATCCCGGTGCAGTTGACGAGCTCTTAGGGGATATAGACAATGCTCTCAAGTTCGTCATTACCgtggaagagaagaagtctCTAGACGATGTTACCAACTATGATGAAGTCAAGCAGCAGATTGTGAGCAAGCTTATGAGCCTAAAAGAAACCCCTAATCGTAACGAAAGGCCGCTCATATATCATTTGGATGTCGCTTCTATGTACCCAAATATCATGACGACGAACAGACTGCAACCGGACTCGATGATTTCGGAATCAGATTGCGCGGCCTGCGACTTTAATCGGCCAGGCAAGACATGTGATCGACGATTGCCTTGGGCCTGGAGAGGAGAGTACATACCTGCGAAAAGGGACGAGTATAATATGATTCGACATGCGCTCGAGAATGAAAAGTTCCCTGGTAAAACACCACATGCCCCGCCGAGAATATTCCAAGATTTGAGCGCGGATGAACAGGCAACCCTAGTGAGGAAGCGTCTTCAACTCTATTCTCAGAAGGTATACCACAAAATCCACGACTCCACGACTATCGTTCGCGAGGCAATCATTTGTCAGCGAGAAAATCCCTTCTATATCAACACTGTTCGCGATTTCCGTGATCGCCGATATGACTATAAGGGCAAAGCAAAAGTCTGGAAAGGAAAGACGGAGGCGCTAAAGTCATCTGGTGCCCCTGGCAATGAAATTGACGATGCGAAAAAGATGATTATCTTGTATGATTCTTTGCAGCTTGCGCACAAGGTCATTTTGAACTCTTTCTACGGATATGTCATGAGAAAAGGCTCTCGTTGGTACTCTATGGAGATGGCGGGTGTTACTTGCTTGACGGGAGCCACGATTATTCAACTCGCTCGTCAGCTTGTTGAGCGCCTTGGCCGACCTCTTGAACTGGACACCGATGGTATCTGGTGTATGCTTCCCGCTACCTTCCCCGAGAATTTTGCCTTCAAATTGAAGAATGGCAAGAAAATGAACATATCCTATCCTTGTGTCATGCTCAACCACCTTGTGCACGACAAGTTCACCAACCACCAATATCAGACTTTAGTGGACCCCAAAACTTTCAAGTACGAAACTCATAGCGAcaattccatcttcttcgaaGTTGACGGCCCGTACAAGGCAATGATTCTGCCCAcctcaaaagaagaagataaaaacCTGAAGAAGCGATATGCCGTGTTCAACGACGATGGCAGTCTGGCAGAATTGAAGGGATTCGAAGTGAAGCGCCGTGGTGAGCTTAAGCTGATCAAgatcttccagcagcaaatctTCAAATTTTTCCTGGAAGGAGAAGATTTGACACAATGCTACACTGCCGTGGCCAAAGTTGCAAATCAATGGCTAGATGTATTGCATAACAAAGGATCTACGCTTGCGGACGAAGAGCTGATGGAGCTGATTTCTGAAAACCGAAGCATGTCCAAGACGCTGGAGGAGTACGGTAGTCAGAAGTCTACCAGTATCACAACTGCGCGGCGTCTTGCCGACTTTTTGGGTGAACAAATGGTCAAGGACAAAGGTCTGAATTGTAAATTCATTATTTGTTCTCGGCCACGAAATGCACCCGTCACGGAGCGAGCTGTTCccgtcgccatcttctctgcgGAAGAAACTGTGAAACGCGCATATCTGAAGAAGTGGCTCAAGGAAGAACCTGTAGATACCGACCCTCGAGCTCTGTTGGACTGGGATTATTATCTGGAACGTCTAGGATCCGTTATCCAAAAACTCATCACCATTCCCGCCGCGTTGCAAAAAGTCCGCAATCCCGTTCCTCGAGTACCTCATCCCGACTGGCTTCAACGAAGGATAAACATGAAGGAtgacaagatgaagcaaaagaaactTACGGACCTCTTCAGCGCCAAAGAACCGCTAGCAGACATTACGAATATTAACGGCTCTCGGGCGGAAGACATGGAGGACTTTGGctccaagctgctgaagcccAAACAGCTCGGTGCTCTCATCGCATCATCCCAACCACCACCTATCTCTCAAAAGCGCAAGTCTCCCGAACCAGCAGAAGAGCCAAACCCTATGACCGCTTTGCCGAGCGCCATACCTGATCCATCTGAAGACTATGTTGATTTCTTGCAATATCAGAAAATGAAGTGGAAGTTGCAGAAACAAGCACGTATTCGGAGAAGGCAGCTGTTTggcgagagaagaggcaatgTGAGCAGCAACATTCAACAAACGTTTATGAAGCAGGCGCATCTTACGTTTATGAATACGTGGCAACTGCTTCATCTGAAAGCCACCGACACCCCTGGTATCGTGACGGCGCACGTCTTGATTGATGCGAAGATCCATACGCTAAAAATTAACGTTCCTCGACAGGTCTTTCTCAATCTTAAGAAGGAGGAACTGCCAGACGTCGAGATTGCCGGGTGCCAGGTTGAACAAGTAAACTATACTCTCCCCAACGGGCATCAGTCTAAGCATCTCTTCAAACTTACCGTTCCGGAAGACGTCTACTTTAACGAAGCAGAAAAATTCTCGCTCTTGTTCAATCACCCCAGTGTAGAGGGTGTGTATGAAAAACAAGTACCCCTGAATATTCGCGCAGTGCTTCGGCTGGGCAATCTCTGTGCCATCGACGAGGAACAAGAAGCTGTTCTTGGCAGGGGTCTCGAGCAAGCATTCGATCTGATGGGCCTTAAACGACCAACCAAGCCAAGGACGTATCTTGAGTCATCTCCATTGGCTTACATTTACATATCTCACATCACCGCAGGGGATCGCCAAATATTTGGTCTATTCTCAACCACAAGTGATCAGGCCTACGTTGTGATACtgcaaaaaggaagagattCTGGCTCGGATCTT contains these protein-coding regions:
- a CDS encoding DNA polymerase family b, exonuclease domain-containing protein is translated as MPNTSLRRPAKGYKRGGKIAYHGAKTRTFAASSRAEGTSADEKWERTRLAQSIDDKMGFARYESGKKKEGWLVNVQPTSVEDERIPGGRAALDCYFIELDGSTFKATVEYDPYIVIAVKKGRESEVEEWLKRVPGGGVVKSLKRVEKEDLSMPNHLMGYRRTFIEIRFANVGDLMAAKRDIMPIAEKNRKNMNAMDAYAEVATTNGDFDLFDNDLRDDDRNTSTSISEASDFIVDIREYDVPYHVRVMIDLDIRVGKWYFVEAKHGVTKITLNEDRSLPADPVVMAYDIETSKLPLKFPDAATDQIMMISYMIDGQGFLITNREIISEDIGDFDYTPKPEYPGPFMIFNEPDEKSVIERFFLHIKEARPTVIATYNGDFFDWPFVEARASVNGIDMYQEIGWKRDSEDQFKCNYSVHMDCFHWVNRDSYLPQGSRGLKAVTVAKLGYDPDELDPELMTPYAAERPQTLAEYSVSDAVATYYLYMKYVHPFIFSLCTILPLGGDDVLRKGTGTLCEMLLMVQAYQQEIVLPNKHVTPKESFWDGHLLDSETYVGGHVESIEAGVFRSDIPVNFAVDPGAVDELLGDIDNALKFVITVEEKKSLDDVTNYDEVKQQIVSKLMSLKETPNRNERPLIYHLDVASMYPNIMTTNRLQPDSMISESDCAACDFNRPGKTCDRRLPWAWRGEYIPAKRDEYNMIRHALENEKFPGKTPHAPPRIFQDLSADEQATLVRKRLQLYSQKVYHKIHDSTTIVREAIICQRENPFYINTVRDFRDRRYDYKGKAKVWKGKTEALKSSGAPGNEIDDAKKMIILYDSLQLAHKVILNSFYGYVMRKGSRWYSMEMAGVTCLTGATIIQLARQLVERLGRPLELDTDGIWCMLPATFPENFAFKLKNGKKMNISYPCVMLNHLVHDKFTNHQYQTLVDPKTFKYETHSDNSIFFEVDGPYKAMILPTSKEEDKNLKKRYAVFNDDGSLAELKGFEVKRRGELKLIKIFQQQIFKFFLEGEDLTQCYTAVAKVANQWLDVLHNKGSTLADEELMELISENRSMSKTLEEYGSQKSTSITTARRLADFLGEQMVKDKGLNCKFIICSRPRNAPVTERAVPVAIFSAEETVKRAYLKKWLKEEPVDTDPRALLDWDYYLERLGSVIQKLITIPAALQKVRNPVPRVPHPDWLQRRINMKDDKMKQKKLTDLFSAKEPLADITNINGSRAEDMEDFGSKLLKPKQLGALIASSQPPPISQKRKSPEPAEEPNPMTALPSAIPDPSEDYVDFLQYQKMKWKLQKQARIRRRQLFGERRGNVSSNIQQTFMKQAHLTFMNTWQLLHLKATDTPGIVTAHVLIDAKIHTLKINVPRQVFLNLKKEELPDVEIAGCQVEQVNYTLPNGHQSKHLFKLTVPEDVYFNEAEKFSLLFNHPSVEGVYEKQVPLNIRAVLRLGNLCAIDEEQEAVLGRGLEQAFDLMGLKRPTKPRTYLESSPLAYIYISHITAGDRQIFGLFSTTSDQAYVVILQKGRDSGSDLPNITKLYSELLAKRAEEAAGTNWQDCFKYQEKITFKITQVTTRRKAHLEVADVVRKLRKDESRPQMMVIQSSQRNLLVHDIPILGEFPVLPLKYDASDSSLPPLGWQAVVARRLVGHYLGLGSWILHLTALARYGDVPLCNLERDDPRFLIDIAYARRLQANGVVLWWSPDPRPDHAGYEKDDIVGSLDTVKMPSINNPGTYSSVCIDLDVRNLAINTILTSSLINELEGAESISFNPTADGSEILASENGFANAGVLVLREMVKAWWAEACKGSTMADVLVQHLVRWVENPDSFMYDRALHYYVQMMSRKAFQQLMADFRRVGSQVIFASANRLILQTTKAEVGNAFAYSQYIIKSIKSKSLFHFIDLEIKEYWDYLVWYDEFNYGGRACQEVAESDEQNLETIMHWQMATFLPVRLQSTFQDWVIEFIQLMHKLKRPENNDPDSTPRLTQLPSRNQEPNGDTQIILGKAFEKPMKKVIVGLINQQKRELMHPELAEDYSFPSLPGSHLSLRNPILELVKSITQVLSLDKNITLEARLLRKELLALFEIREFSKEGAFTNPSESLKLLQVSCDSCTMARDLDLCRDEDLFGSPGENGGQSWHCGFCNSEYDRVSIEERLLAMVEGWTTDWASQDLNGEWKEVLSRDEVVRKLAVMKRVAQYYGLKMLGNVVEGLYEGL